One Intestinimonas butyriciproducens genomic window, CCACCTCTGAAATAAACGCCAGCTGCTCCAGCGTCATAGCACCATCACACCCCTTACGCTATGTCCGGTTATTTTTTTGACAATAAGACAAAAGAAGAGTTATGTCAATTTTAGACGCTCTGTGCACTGAATGCACAGAGGCGTGCGGAATTGCTCCTTTATTTTGCAGCAGAGTGCCGGTATGATGTACGTGAAGCCAACAAATTGCTTTCGTGTGCACGGACGATTCGCGGCAAATCACAGCAAATGAGAGGAGTACACAATATAGCATGAGTTTCATTGACTTATCTGTCCTCTTTGAGCCCGACACGCTCTCTGATATTCCCATCATGCGCCCGCATTTTCAATATTCCGACCATGAGACGGGCGCCGGTGAAATGATGAAGACTTACGGCTGTAGTCGGGAGGACCTACCGGCCGGAGGCTGTTGTGCGGATACGCGGATATCCTGCGCGGATCACAGCGGGACGCATATGGACGCGCCTTGGCACTATGCGCCCACTATGAACGGCGGTGAGCGGGCGCGGACCATCGATGAAATGCCGATGGAGTGGTGTATGGGTAATGGTGTGTGTATCCACTTCCAGGACAAACCGGATGGCTATAAGGTGACTGCGGCGGATCTGGAGCAGTATTTCAGAAGAATCGATTATCAGCTCAAGCCGCTGGATATCGTGCTTCTGCACACCGGCGCACAGAAAAATTATGGCCGGACGGAATACAGGATCACTGGCTGCGGTGTGGGCCGTGAGGCTACCCTGTGGCTGCTGCGGCAGGGCGTCAAGGTGGTGGGAACCGATGCCTGGAGCTGGGACGTTCCTTTGCCTCTGGTGGCAAAGGAATTTGCCAAGACGAAGGACCCGTCCGTTATCTGGGAGGGCCACTTGGCGGGCGTGGAGATGGAGTATTACCAGATGGAGAAGATGACAAATCTGGATCTGCTGCCCGTCACCGGATTCCAGGTGATTTGTTTCCCGATTAAGATCAAGGGAGGAAGTGCGGGCTGGGTGCGTTCTATCGCCGTGCTGTAATCCGTAGCCGGAAAAGAGAAAAGGTATAAGGTACGAGGAGGAATTCTGAACATGCACGCTGCAGCAAAACGGACTGCGCTTCAAGCCAGGATTGCCATCGCGATCCTCTCTCTGAACGCGCTTGCTTTGTAAGAAAATGTAATATCGCTGATTATTGCCGACCTGATCAAGACCTATCCGGAGTACCCGGTTTCCACCATACAACTGATTTTTTCCACGACCACTGGCATGGCGGTGGTGGGCTCCCTGCTGTGTATCTGGCTGGAAAAGAGGATGACGCTGAAGAGCATGTCCATGCTCACCCTGATAAGTGTTCTGTCAGGCGGCGTCATCGGCTTTTTCTGTGCGAAGACCAGTGTTCCTTTGCTGTTCTTGTCCAGTGTTCTCATTGGCATCGGTATGGGACTCATCACCCCGCTAAACGGCATCAATATTGCCAATCACTTTGAGGGCGCTGAGCTGGTAAGAATGAACGCCCAGAACTCTGTGGTGGCGACGGTCGGTAGCGTAGTGTTTCCGCTGATCGGCGGCCTGCTGGCGGCCATCGACTGGCCCTGCGTCTATTGGATCTTTTTCCTGACTATTCCGGTTATGCTCATCACCGTGATCGTGCAGCCCCGGGAGGAAATCCAGTGCCTCCCCAGGAAGAATGGAAGTGAGCCCGTAAAGGTCAAGGTATGGTCCCCTGCGCTCATCTGCTGGGTGATCGAGTCCTTCTTTGCTGGATTGTGCTGGATGGTGTACCAGAGCAGCGCCTCGTCCCTGTTCCAGAGCCTTGGCTTTGAAAACTACGCACAGGTGGCCAGTTATGGCTCCTTTGTCTTTGCCGGACTAAATGTGATCGCGGCGACTACGCTGAAAGTGTTCTGCCGCAAGTTCGGCAAGCCCTGCATGACTGGCGGTATTGTTCTGATGGCCATCGGCCTGTTCATGCTTGCCGTCTGCAAGAGCGTTTCGCTGTTGTGGCTGATTTTTGTGGCCACTGCAGTAATCGGCTTTGGCTTCGGCATCTTTAAATCGGCCAGCTTTGT contains:
- a CDS encoding cyclase family protein, which encodes MSFIDLSVLFEPDTLSDIPIMRPHFQYSDHETGAGEMMKTYGCSREDLPAGGCCADTRISCADHSGTHMDAPWHYAPTMNGGERARTIDEMPMEWCMGNGVCIHFQDKPDGYKVTAADLEQYFRRIDYQLKPLDIVLLHTGAQKNYGRTEYRITGCGVGREATLWLLRQGVKVVGTDAWSWDVPLPLVAKEFAKTKDPSVIWEGHLAGVEMEYYQMEKMTNLDLLPVTGFQVICFPIKIKGGSAGWVRSIAVL
- a CDS encoding MFS transporter, encoding MIKTYPEYPVSTIQLIFSTTTGMAVVGSLLCIWLEKRMTLKSMSMLTLISVLSGGVIGFFCAKTSVPLLFLSSVLIGIGMGLITPLNGINIANHFEGAELVRMNAQNSVVATVGSVVFPLIGGLLAAIDWPCVYWIFFLTIPVMLITVIVQPREEIQCLPRKNGSEPVKVKVWSPALICWVIESFFAGLCWMVYQSSASSLFQSLGFENYAQVASYGSFVFAGLNVIAATTLKVFCRKFGKPCMTGGIVLMAIGLFMLAVCKSVSLLWLIFVATAVIGFGFGIFKSASFVFLPITLEKGATSRGFSYFNAANVLGNFLTPYLITSTVARMGGTIYTRYVLSAVICTALSIFAIATQKLKGTEKIAD